The segment GTACGCATCGTCAAGCTCGACGTGGACGCCAACCCGGAGACCACCCGCGACCACCGGGTGACCTCGATGCCGACCCTGCTCTTCTTCCGCGACGGCGTGGTCACCGCATCCCTCGTCGGCGCCCGCCCGAAGTCGGTCCTGCGCCGGGCTCTGACCAGCGCGACCACCCCGTACGCGAACGTCTAGTCCAACTCGGGCATGGCCACCGGCTGTGGTCGGGGACGGCAGGTGCCGCATTGCACCGCGTCCTCGACCACCAGCGCCTCACTGCGGTCCCGGACCACCGAGCGGGTGACCTCCAGCAGGAACGGCCCGAACCGGGCGTGCTCCGGGCACACGCCCCGCCCGCAGAACCGGCACGTCGCGCGTGCCCCCTCGGCGCAGAACCAGCACAGCATCGCGGCCTTCCTCTCTCTGACGGAGCGGCCGCGGTCAGTCAGACGATGGCGACGGCTCACCGGCCGGGCTGGAGGTCTCCGTCGGTTCCTCGGTGGGTTCCTTGGTCGTCGGGTCGGGGTCCGGCTCGTCCGGGGTGGTGGTCGTCGGGTTCGTGGTCGGCCGGGTCGTCGTACGGGTCGGCCGGGGAGCCGTCGGCACCGTGATCGTCGGGTTAGCGGGCGGCCGGGCGGTGGTGGTCCGGGTCGGGACCGGGTTCGTCGTCCTCGTCGTCGTGGGCTGCACGTCGTCGTTGTTGTTACCCGGGTTGGGCGCCACCGGCGGAGTCGTACCCGGAACGGTGGTCGGCGTGGTCGACGGCGCGACGGGTGACGTGGGGGCGTCCACCGGGGCCGGCGCCTCGGACGGCTCCGAACTCGGGCCGGCCGACGGCGGCGTGACGGCGATGCCGTCACCGCAGTTCAGCTCGGGGCTGCTGGACGAGGTGCCGCCGCCCCCGACAGCGACCCGGCCCTTGGCGACAGCGACCGCCGCCGTGTCGACCGCGTACCAGGCCTGGCCGGTGCTGGTGACGTCACCCTGGGGCCGCCGCACGGTCAGGTGCAACGCTTCGTACGCCCCACTCGAGCTGTTCGTGTCCGCCAGCAGGCGCCCACTGGTCAGGGTCAGCCGGCCGGCCGGCACCTGGTGCCGTCCGGTGTCCACCGCCACCTCGTTCACCTCGGCGCGGGAACCGGGGCAGAGCACCACGGTCGCCCCACCGGGGAAGGTCAGCAGGGCCCGCGACGAGGTGGGCACGTCGATCCGCGCGCCGGCGCTCAGGTAACGCTCGTCACCCTCCTGCAGGCTCTCCGACTCCCGGTCCGCGAGCGCGCTGGCCTGCCCGCGGTCCACGGCGAGCAGCACGCGCTCGCCGGGCATCTCGGCCCAGGCCGGACCGCGGCTGATGTTGAGCCCGACGCTGATCAGGGCGAACACCAGGAGCAGGCTCACGAAGGCCCACATCCGGCGCTCGAAATGACTGTCCACGCCGTACTCCTCGGTGCCGTCCGGCGGACCGGGCGGCACCGCCAGCGGCGGGTGTGCGGCGCCCGGGCGGACCGCGACCGGCGCGCTGGGCCGGATCGCCGGCATCTGCGCGCCCGCGCCGAACCCGCCGACCAGCGGCGGCAGATCGGCGGCGTCCGGAATGATCCAGAGCCGGACCGGGGTACGCGCCTGCGCCACCATGCCGGGACTGCCGTCACCGACCGGGCCGACCAGGGTGCCCCGGCGCAGCTCGACGCCGTCCGGCATCGCGATGACCCCGGACTCGACGACGACCGCATGGGTCGGGCCGTGCAGAACCACCGGCGCGCCGGGGTCCAGGTCGACCGCGTGCGCTCCGGCGATGAGCGCCAGGCGCTGGTCCTCCTCGAGACCGGCGAGCGCCGGGGTGTCGGCGAAGAGTGCCTCGGCCTCCGCGCGTTCCTGCGGCGGCGGCCCGGGCAT is part of the Actinoplanes sp. NBC_00393 genome and harbors:
- the trxA gene encoding thioredoxin, with product MPDESLTDVTDDTFEAVVKQSPIPVLVDFWAEWCPPCRPMAQVLAELAEEFDGQVRIVKLDVDANPETTRDHRVTSMPTLLFFRDGVVTASLVGARPKSVLRRALTSATTPYANV